From the genome of Acropora palmata chromosome 8, jaAcrPala1.3, whole genome shotgun sequence:
TGATACAAAAATTCATAATGAAAAAGTCTCTGCCTCGTGTACAAGCTTAccatatttataaaatttcggaaatttcagcctcaaGAAATACAATCTATTTACCCTAGAACTCACATTTTGCGAGAAGTACTCAGGTGACATTCCTTCAAGAAACAAAACCTTTTCTTCAAGATTGGTCAGTCTTTTGTACACGTCACAAGGCAGCGGTCGACCTACAGAGGTTAGTTCAAAAGTTATTATTGGTCGGTAAATCATGTATGTGGACAAATTTTGTACCCGTACACACCTCACAGGACACAAGTTGTAGTTGTGGCCGCACACAAACCACAAGACATGTTGTACCAGCTGACAGACATGTTTCCGGAGGTCGCCGTTTTCCCCGAACTTTCCGGCCAACCCTAAGTTTCTGAAGGAGTGATTGGCGGACAATAGGTGCCAGAAAAAAACTCGCATTCTAGCAAAAAAAAGACTCATCTTCTGACGAAGATATATTCAGAACACTTCGGAAAGGGATATTTCTTTGTATGCTTCAAAATCTATGGCcaattattgaaaacaaaatgcgcaaaaattacatttttgctgAGATGAATGAAAAACCCTTCGCCCGAGTTGCCCGAAGCCCGGTTAGCGCTAAAAAcatcttaaccaatggtttgCGTTAGCGATGCTTCGATTTAACCAAAACGGATCAAAACATTCTAATTTGGCATgttaatttatgaaaattaattcaatcaaagagaaattaaatAATCCACCAATGAGAGATTTGCACTGTTTTCTGAGAGGTCAGACTAGTTCCAGGACACAACGCTTGTCACTCAGTCTTCCCTGATCGagtaaattaaattcaatCTCATAAATGTCTAAGCGAAGTAAGGTAGGAAGGTAAGGAAAAGGTAAAACAGGAGCAAAGCGACACCACAAGACTAAAAGAGACAATATATAAGGCATCACAAAGCCCTCTATTCGTCGTATTGCTCGTCGCTGTGGAGTGAAGCAAATTTCTGGTTTAATTTAGGGAGAAATCCGAGGAGTCCTCAAAGTTTTCGTTGAAAATGTCGTCTGTGTCAGTGTAACCTACACGGAACACGCCAAGGAAAGTCCGAACGGCAAAAGACGTAGTCTATGCCAAGGCTAACGGCTCCTTTCGGAGCCAACAATTGACGGTAGAGCGATAACCAACCCTCCGAGGTATTCTACCATTAATGACTTGGCTCGAGAAATGCTAATCGTGTCTTCATAATGTATTATGAATCGCTGTAAGACCACAAGCAGTGAATCGTGACTTGTCATTCGCGTTTCGTCATTGCTTATTCCTACAACGCACCAATAGTTTTGGTGTATTTTCAATCCGCATACTAATTGATCCTTGTGCTTACGACAAATAAATACAGGCGAGAACCACCTTATTCCCCAATTAAACTCCAACATATCACAAAAACATTGTTAAAGCAACATGGCACCTAAAGTAGCAGGCAAGAAGGGTGAGAAACGAGCCGGCAAAGCGAAGGTTTCAAGCGAGGGTAAAACGAAGAGAAGTCGTAAACGAAAGGAAAGCTACGCAATCTACATttataaagtgttgaagcaaGTACACCCGGACACTGGTATATCAAGTAAAGCCATGGGAATTATGAACTCATTTGTTAATGACATCTTTGAACGAATCGCTTCAGAAGCTTCGAAGCTTGCTCATTACAACAAGAAATCGACAATCAGTTCTCGAGAAATACAGACCGCCATAAGGCTGCTTCTACCGGGAGAACTGGCGAAACATGCTGTCAGTGAAGGAACTAAAGCTGTGACCAAGTACACGAGCagcaaataaatttctttgaagaacGCGAAGACTAAAGAAAAAGGACTTATCCTTGAGAGGtgttttattgcttttaaaaaacgtttttcgttcgttcatttccttttcttttttaaccaataggAGTTTGTAGAGAATAACATCTGAGatgtttattaattaatataaaGTCGAAAAATTTACACATTTGTAGCTGTGTAAGGCTATAGTTTATGAGACGAaaagaatgatttttttaGTCTTTCGGAAAGAAGTTGTCCCTCATAAGGTaaatgttttctattatttAAACATGTGAAATAGGAAGATCATGCGTTTTAATAAATCAGTTGGTTCCGCATACCTGGTTTGTAACCGAAGTGTGTCTCTAAGTTTCGCAGACGTTCCTCAATGCCAGGGCAGTCCTTTGCCTCAAGTGGAATTGTGGATGTGTTTGAAATTTCTGGTCCCAATGCCTGGGCTTCACTTGTAGTGTTTGTATTTTCCACCCTTGTTGCTGTCAAATATTGATAGGTATCTTTTAGTCTTTCTAAAGAAGCTACTGTGTCATGGAGCCCTCGGCTTAGTACATTTCACAGCTTGGTCATATGAATAACACCACAACGATGGTAAGGACAGCTGATCCActacttcctttttttatttcatctaTATTTGGTTCAAATACCTCGAGATGGTGGCCAAGCTTTGTTGTGTGTAAACGTTAGAGGAAAAAGACCTAAGTGATCAGGAACACTTCCTGGATTGCTTTAGCACATTAATGGCATTTGTGTGCCTCCTAGGACTTGCTCTGcattaatgttattgttaccTTTGATGTGACCTTTCTGTCCAATCCTGTGAACAAAAACAGCATCTGTCCGTGCACATTGAAATTCTGTTCAAAAGGAATGGAAAATACCAAACATGAACCAGCTATTTGCTAGCTGGAATAATAAGCTGATTTTAGCAAGGGAATGTTGCTTGATGATTGCACGTGTAGTACACCTACCCAAATGTGGTCAATTTAGGACAGAATTCAGAATATTCTGTGTGCCCTACCATCGTCATCTGACATTCCTGTCCAGttgctaattattattattgttattaagcTTGGCAGAACCAGTTGACATTCAAAGGGGTATGAAATAGTCTGACTTTCAATGAATGCTGCATGCATGGATTGTAAATGTCTTAGGGttctgttgctaaatcagtcTACAATCAAAAATGGACAGCAGTAAGTGAAAACAGCACAAGATGAACGAGGAGTTTTCTCTCACCATTGTTAGTTCCTGTATTAACAACATTGCAAAATTCTCTTTTGTTGAGT
Proteins encoded in this window:
- the LOC141889152 gene encoding histone H2B, gonadal-like, with amino-acid sequence MAPKVAGKKGEKRAGKAKVSSEGKTKRSRKRKESYAIYIYKVLKQVHPDTGISSKAMGIMNSFVNDIFERIASEASKLAHYNKKSTISSREIQTAIRLLLPGELAKHAVSEGTKAVTKYTSSK